The following are encoded together in the Methylomonas methanica MC09 genome:
- a CDS encoding TlpA family protein disulfide reductase: MTLNRSIGILALICLPAAGIWFWQNPTVRQAPQLSFKTIKGERIDLADLKGKLVLVTFWATDCPGCIEEIPHLVELHRQYSNAGLTIIAVAMYYDPPNRVMAMAKAKQLPYAVALDPSGSLAQGFGNVQLTPTTFLIDRTGRIVLQNTGAFELQDIRQRLNQL, encoded by the coding sequence ATGACTCTCAATCGAAGCATCGGCATTTTGGCCTTGATCTGTTTACCGGCGGCCGGCATCTGGTTTTGGCAAAACCCAACCGTGCGCCAGGCGCCGCAGCTAAGTTTTAAAACCATCAAAGGCGAACGCATCGATCTGGCCGACTTAAAAGGCAAACTGGTATTGGTGACATTCTGGGCCACGGACTGTCCGGGCTGTATCGAAGAAATCCCGCATCTGGTCGAACTGCACCGGCAATACAGCAACGCGGGCTTGACCATCATCGCCGTCGCCATGTATTACGACCCGCCCAACCGCGTAATGGCCATGGCGAAAGCCAAACAGCTGCCTTATGCCGTCGCCTTGGACCCTAGCGGCTCGCTGGCGCAAGGTTTTGGTAATGTGCAGCTGACACCCACCACGTTTCTGATCGACAGAACCGGCCGCATCGTCCTGCAAAACACCGGCGCATTCGAATTGCAGGACATACGGCAACGCTTGAATCAATTGTAA